In the genome of Bacillus sp. S3, one region contains:
- the metH gene encoding methionine synthase, protein MPKTPFTDQLKSRILVMDGAMGTMLQRAELTPDDFGGEQYDGCNENLNLTAPAVIADIHREYLEAGADIIETNTFGATSIVLDEYQLGYKAYEINKIAAMIAVREAMKVSTDDWPRYVAGAMGPTTKTLSVTGGTTFDALSASYEEQAIGLIDGGVDLLLLETSQDMLNVKAGFVGIQNAFEKTGKTLPLFISGTIEPMGTTLAGQTIESFFISVEHMNPVAVGLNCATGPEFMQDHIRSLAGLASTAVSCYPNAGLPDEEGHYHETPETLAKKLSDFAAHGWLNIVGGCCGTTPEHIKAIAEAMKQYQPREVKSAAVHMVSGIDPFVYDDPTLRPIMVGERTNVIGSRKFKRLITEGKFEEAAEIARAQVKGGAHVIDLCLADPDREELVDMENFIKEVVKKIKVPLVIDSTDEKVIERALKYSQGKAIINSINLEDGEERFEAVVPLIHRYGAAVVVGTIDEVGMGVTAERKLEIAKRSHDLLVNKYKLKSQDLIFDPLVFPVGTGDEQYIGSAKATVEGIKLIKENLPGVQTILGISNVSFGLPPVGREILNSVFLYHCTQAGLDYAIVNTEKLERFASISKEEVQLAEALLFDTTDETLATFTEFYRGKKKEAKVTVPNMSLEERLGYYVVEGTKEGLLPDLDLALEAYPAPLDIINGPLMDGMKEVGRLFNENQLIVAEVLQSAEVMKAAVSHLEPHMEKGDVSASKGKVILATVKGDVHDIGKNLVDIILSNNGYQVHDLGIKVTPAELIKAIREEQPDMVGLSGLLVKSAQQMVLTAQDMKEAGISLPILVGGAALSRKFTDGKIAKEYDGLVLYAKDAMNGLSLANQLQSPDEHQRLLDERVEKLAALDIPRELPIRASGSVAVKVKPAISTTAPVFTPLDTKRHVLRSYSLSHIEPYINMQMLLGHHLGVKGKIAKLLAERDEKAVKVKEVVDQLLADASRNNWITPAAAYQFFPAQSDGNKVYIYDPENPEVVIETFDFPRQESAPHLCLADFLKSVDSGEKDYVGFFTVTAGKGIREKADQLKAEGRFLECHALQSLALETAEGFAELIHRQMRDRWGFPDPLDFSMQDRFAAKYQGQRFSFGYPACPDLEDQKKLFKLLQPEEIGIQLTEGCMMEPEASVSAIVFAHPEARYFNVLR, encoded by the coding sequence ATGCCGAAAACACCGTTTACTGATCAACTAAAAAGTCGCATCCTCGTAATGGATGGCGCAATGGGTACCATGCTACAGCGGGCAGAGCTTACGCCTGATGATTTTGGCGGCGAACAGTATGATGGCTGTAACGAAAATTTGAATTTAACCGCTCCTGCTGTTATCGCCGATATTCACCGGGAATATTTAGAGGCCGGTGCAGACATCATTGAAACTAATACCTTTGGGGCTACTAGCATTGTCCTTGATGAATATCAGCTTGGCTATAAAGCCTATGAAATTAATAAAATTGCCGCGATGATTGCCGTCAGAGAAGCCATGAAGGTTTCCACGGATGATTGGCCCCGTTATGTGGCAGGCGCAATGGGACCGACAACGAAAACATTAAGTGTCACCGGTGGAACAACCTTTGATGCCCTTTCAGCTTCATATGAAGAACAAGCGATTGGCTTGATTGACGGCGGAGTTGATTTACTCCTGCTAGAAACGAGCCAAGACATGTTAAATGTGAAAGCGGGCTTTGTCGGAATTCAAAACGCTTTTGAAAAAACAGGCAAAACACTGCCGTTATTTATTTCAGGAACAATCGAACCAATGGGGACAACACTTGCCGGGCAGACGATTGAATCGTTCTTTATTTCTGTTGAGCATATGAATCCAGTTGCCGTTGGTTTGAACTGTGCCACTGGCCCAGAATTCATGCAGGATCATATCCGCTCACTTGCAGGGCTGGCTTCTACTGCTGTCAGCTGTTATCCGAATGCCGGCCTTCCTGATGAAGAAGGTCACTATCATGAAACACCGGAGACACTCGCGAAAAAGCTGTCCGATTTTGCCGCCCACGGCTGGCTGAATATTGTCGGCGGCTGTTGCGGTACGACTCCAGAACATATTAAGGCAATTGCCGAAGCGATGAAACAATATCAGCCGCGGGAAGTGAAATCAGCGGCGGTTCATATGGTTTCAGGTATCGATCCTTTCGTTTACGATGATCCAACGTTACGGCCGATAATGGTCGGCGAAAGAACAAATGTTATCGGTTCTCGAAAATTCAAACGGTTAATAACAGAGGGGAAATTTGAAGAGGCAGCAGAAATTGCCCGTGCACAGGTTAAAGGCGGAGCACACGTCATTGATCTTTGCCTAGCAGACCCTGACCGTGAAGAGCTTGTTGATATGGAGAATTTTATCAAAGAAGTCGTGAAGAAAATCAAAGTTCCTCTTGTGATTGATTCGACCGATGAAAAAGTCATTGAGCGTGCTTTGAAATACTCACAAGGAAAGGCAATTATCAATTCAATCAATCTTGAAGATGGTGAAGAGCGATTTGAAGCCGTTGTTCCATTAATCCACCGCTATGGTGCTGCAGTCGTCGTTGGTACCATTGACGAGGTAGGAATGGGTGTGACGGCAGAGCGGAAACTGGAGATTGCCAAACGGTCCCACGACTTGCTGGTAAATAAATATAAGCTTAAATCACAGGATTTGATTTTTGATCCATTGGTTTTTCCAGTCGGCACGGGGGATGAGCAATATATTGGTTCTGCAAAAGCAACGGTCGAAGGGATTAAGCTCATTAAAGAAAATCTTCCAGGAGTACAAACTATTCTGGGGATTAGTAATGTATCATTCGGGCTGCCTCCGGTAGGCAGGGAAATTTTAAACTCTGTTTTCCTTTATCACTGTACCCAGGCCGGGCTGGATTATGCGATTGTCAACACGGAGAAATTGGAGCGTTTTGCTTCAATTTCTAAAGAAGAAGTTCAGTTGGCAGAAGCCCTGCTTTTTGACACAACCGATGAAACACTGGCAACTTTTACTGAATTTTATCGTGGCAAAAAGAAAGAAGCGAAAGTAACTGTTCCTAATATGAGCTTAGAAGAGCGGCTTGGCTATTATGTGGTTGAGGGGACGAAAGAAGGCCTGCTTCCTGACCTCGATCTTGCCCTTGAAGCCTACCCGGCACCGCTTGATATTATTAACGGTCCATTAATGGATGGAATGAAAGAAGTCGGCCGGCTTTTTAATGAAAACCAGTTAATTGTTGCCGAAGTGCTTCAAAGTGCGGAAGTAATGAAAGCGGCGGTATCACATTTAGAGCCGCACATGGAAAAAGGCGATGTATCTGCCTCTAAAGGAAAAGTTATTTTAGCAACAGTTAAAGGCGATGTGCATGACATTGGCAAAAATTTAGTCGATATTATCCTAAGCAATAATGGTTACCAGGTGCATGACCTTGGAATTAAGGTGACACCTGCCGAATTAATTAAGGCTATTCGTGAGGAACAGCCGGATATGGTTGGGCTTTCCGGATTATTAGTAAAATCCGCGCAGCAAATGGTGTTAACCGCCCAAGACATGAAAGAAGCGGGTATCTCATTGCCGATCCTAGTTGGCGGCGCTGCCCTTTCACGAAAATTCACGGATGGGAAAATTGCGAAAGAATATGACGGGCTAGTCCTTTACGCGAAGGATGCGATGAATGGCTTATCACTTGCCAATCAACTGCAATCACCAGATGAGCATCAAAGGCTTCTGGACGAACGGGTTGAAAAGCTGGCAGCATTAGATATCCCAAGGGAATTACCAATTCGGGCGAGCGGGTCTGTGGCTGTTAAGGTAAAGCCGGCCATTTCTACTACTGCGCCTGTTTTTACGCCGCTTGATACGAAAAGACATGTATTGAGGTCCTATTCCCTATCCCATATTGAACCGTATATCAATATGCAAATGCTGCTGGGTCACCACCTGGGTGTGAAAGGAAAAATTGCAAAATTACTTGCTGAGCGAGATGAAAAGGCAGTAAAAGTAAAAGAAGTCGTGGACCAATTGTTAGCAGATGCCAGTCGGAATAATTGGATTACCCCGGCCGCTGCATATCAATTTTTCCCGGCCCAATCTGATGGAAACAAGGTTTATATCTATGACCCGGAAAACCCGGAGGTTGTGATTGAAACGTTTGATTTCCCTCGGCAGGAGTCCGCACCGCATCTTTGTTTAGCAGACTTCCTTAAATCGGTCGACAGCGGTGAGAAAGATTACGTTGGATTCTTTACGGTAACTGCCGGAAAAGGCATTCGCGAAAAAGCCGACCAATTGAAAGCAGAAGGTCGTTTTCTTGAATGCCACGCGCTCCAGTCACTTGCTTTAGAGACCGCTGAAGGCTTCGCCGAATTGATTCACCGGCAGATGCGCGACCGCTGGGGCTTCCCTGATCCGCTCGATTTTTCCATGCAGGATCGGTTTGCCGCTAAATATCAAGGACAGCGTTTCTCGTTTGGCTACCCTGCCTGCCCTGATTTAGAGGATCAAAAGAAACTGTTCAAGCTCCTGCAGCCAGAGGAAATTGGCATTCAGTTAACAGAAGGCTGTATGATGGAACCAGAGGCATCCGTCTCGGCGATTGTCTTCGCCCATCCGGAAGCACGGTATTTTAATGTATTAAGATAG
- a CDS encoding MarR family winged helix-turn-helix transcriptional regulator, with the protein MISHELFHTLHQLSRQLTNRLNEALKPLGLYSAQWAVIFVLQTKGSLTQKELCDYLFVEAPPMTRTIQRLVKQGYVTQVPGQDKREKHVQLTEEALKEYPRWESVVTEVNRGLLKNFPEVSQEELLKLQSNWLQQIL; encoded by the coding sequence ATGATTAGCCACGAATTATTCCATACTCTTCACCAGCTTTCACGCCAGCTCACCAACAGGCTTAATGAAGCCTTAAAACCATTAGGTTTATACAGTGCCCAGTGGGCCGTTATTTTTGTTCTCCAAACAAAAGGGTCACTTACGCAAAAGGAACTTTGTGATTATCTATTCGTTGAAGCACCGCCGATGACTCGCACGATTCAACGACTCGTCAAACAGGGCTATGTAACACAAGTTCCTGGTCAAGACAAACGAGAAAAGCATGTTCAATTAACGGAAGAAGCATTAAAGGAATATCCAAGGTGGGAAAGTGTAGTGACTGAAGTGAATCGGGGATTGTTAAAGAACTTTCCAGAGGTTTCACAAGAAGAACTTCTCAAACTGCAAAGCAACTGGTTACAGCAAATTTTATAA
- a CDS encoding MFS transporter — protein MNKGKLWTKDFISVSLSNFFLFLTFYILLVTLPSYAMDELHSSSSMAGLMTTVFLLSAIVSRPIAGQWLERGSHKKVLLTALILFAAASLLYFFPTTISGFLVIRLLHGIGFGMATTAVGTIVADIIPAARRGEGMGYFVMSTNMAMVIGPFVGLLAIQQWGPKILFIISVIVAMGALITGLSVKINKTEELPVKVSSSFSFRSLFEATAVPIAIVGSFMAIVYSALLSFVSIYANEIHLENVASLFFVVYAVVLLISRPFTGKWLDQYGPNVISFPCIVLFAIGMLVLSQSNSAFTFLLAAGMIGLGWGTLFPTFQTIAIQDAEPRKRGLATATFLSIYDTGIALGSFLVGIIAVKMDYSTLYFFCSFYILFGAILYFFLHTKKQNSSVKVEKQQQANVQEM, from the coding sequence ATGAATAAGGGGAAATTATGGACGAAGGATTTTATCAGCGTTTCTCTTAGTAACTTTTTTCTATTTTTAACTTTTTATATTCTGTTAGTAACACTGCCATCGTACGCAATGGACGAATTACATAGCAGTTCTTCTATGGCAGGACTTATGACTACGGTATTTTTGCTTTCTGCCATCGTTTCACGCCCGATTGCTGGGCAATGGCTTGAACGTGGAAGCCATAAAAAGGTATTATTAACAGCACTAATCCTTTTTGCCGCCGCATCACTCTTATACTTTTTTCCAACAACAATCAGTGGTTTTCTTGTTATCCGCTTGCTGCACGGGATTGGCTTTGGAATGGCGACTACCGCTGTAGGGACCATCGTTGCTGATATCATTCCCGCCGCGCGCCGGGGTGAAGGAATGGGCTATTTTGTCATGTCAACCAACATGGCAATGGTTATCGGTCCATTTGTCGGCTTGCTGGCAATCCAACAGTGGGGTCCAAAAATATTGTTCATCATAAGTGTCATTGTCGCAATGGGTGCATTGATTACAGGCTTAAGTGTCAAGATTAACAAAACTGAGGAGCTTCCAGTAAAGGTTTCTTCCTCCTTTTCATTCCGAAGTCTTTTCGAAGCTACTGCTGTTCCTATCGCAATTGTGGGAAGCTTTATGGCTATTGTCTATTCAGCACTTCTTTCCTTCGTATCGATCTATGCAAATGAAATCCATTTGGAAAATGTAGCGAGTCTGTTCTTTGTTGTTTATGCGGTTGTGTTATTAATTTCTAGACCGTTTACAGGCAAATGGCTCGATCAATATGGACCAAATGTGATTAGCTTTCCGTGTATTGTCCTTTTTGCCATCGGTATGTTAGTTTTAAGTCAAAGCAACAGTGCCTTCACGTTTCTCCTTGCTGCAGGCATGATCGGGTTAGGATGGGGAACGCTTTTTCCTACCTTCCAAACGATTGCCATTCAGGATGCTGAACCTAGAAAAAGAGGGTTAGCTACAGCAACCTTCTTATCCATCTATGATACAGGCATTGCCCTAGGTTCCTTCCTTGTCGGAATCATTGCCGTAAAAATGGATTATAGTACTTTATATTTCTTCTGTTCCTTCTATATTTTATTCGGAGCAATTCTCTATTTCTTCCTTCATACAAAGAAGCAGAATTCTTCCGTAAAAGTAGAAAAACAGCAGCAGGCAAATGTTCAAGAAATGTAA
- a CDS encoding oligopeptide/dipeptide ABC transporter ATP-binding protein codes for MTKQKLVEVKNLKKYFPIKSTMFSKNKAAVKAVDDVSFHIYKGETFGLVGESGCGKSTLGRTLNRLYEPTAGEILFDGKDIANLNNKELQPYRKRMQMIFQDPYSSLNPYMNVEEIIDEPLEIHTQLGKNERTEIITNILDKVGLKKEDLEKFPHEFSGGQRQRIGIARALSINPEFVLCDEAISALDVSIQAQVINMLEDLQREMNLTYLFIAHDLSMVRHISNRIGVMYLGQMVEISKSEELYDKPLHPYSQALLSAIPIPDPIKAQTSKRDIISGELPSPIEMDQGCRFRSRCPFAKPICAEAVPQLKEVDREHLVACHLFES; via the coding sequence GTGACTAAACAAAAACTCGTCGAAGTCAAAAATCTAAAAAAATACTTCCCAATAAAATCCACTATGTTTTCAAAAAATAAAGCAGCCGTTAAGGCGGTTGATGATGTGTCCTTTCATATATATAAAGGAGAAACATTTGGTCTAGTAGGGGAGTCTGGCTGCGGAAAATCGACACTTGGCAGGACACTGAATCGCTTGTATGAACCAACAGCTGGAGAGATTCTGTTTGATGGTAAAGACATCGCTAATTTAAATAACAAAGAACTACAGCCTTATCGAAAAAGAATGCAAATGATTTTCCAAGATCCTTATTCATCACTTAATCCGTATATGAATGTGGAAGAAATCATTGATGAACCTTTAGAAATCCATACACAGCTTGGAAAAAATGAAAGAACCGAAATCATTACAAATATCCTGGACAAGGTTGGTTTGAAAAAGGAAGATTTAGAAAAATTTCCTCACGAATTCAGCGGCGGTCAACGGCAGAGAATTGGCATCGCCAGAGCGCTATCCATTAATCCGGAATTTGTCCTTTGCGATGAAGCGATTTCTGCGCTTGATGTATCGATCCAGGCGCAAGTCATTAATATGTTAGAAGATTTACAAAGAGAAATGAACCTTACTTATTTATTCATTGCCCATGATTTATCAATGGTTCGTCATATTTCTAATCGGATCGGTGTTATGTATCTTGGACAAATGGTTGAAATCTCCAAGAGTGAAGAGTTATACGATAAACCGCTGCATCCTTATTCCCAAGCGCTGTTGTCTGCGATTCCTATTCCAGACCCGATCAAAGCACAAACGAGTAAACGCGATATTATCAGTGGAGAGCTTCCAAGTCCGATTGAGATGGATCAGGGCTGCCGTTTCAGGTCACGCTGCCCATTTGCTAAACCCATTTGCGCAGAAGCAGTTCCACAATTGAAGGAAGTGGATCGGGAGCATCTGGTCGCCTGCCATTTATTTGAAAGTTAG
- a CDS encoding ABC transporter ATP-binding protein, producing MENKKILLDVKNLHTSFYNDKVKTEVIRGIDFAVQKGEILGIVGESGSGKSVMVKSILGIVPSNAKVESGEIILDGKHIEHLSKKEKRAIRGKEIAMIFQDPMTALNPLKKAGDHLVDLLTRIRGMNKKEAKAEAVELLRMVGIPSPETRVNQYPHEFSGGMRQRVLIAMALACNPKLLVADEPTTALDVTIQAQILELLKKLQQENDMSVVFITHDLGVVATICSRILVMYAGMVMEEGLVHEIFYSPKHPYTKALLNSIPRVDGEKTRLKPIKGAAPSLQQLHAGCPFAERCEVAMDHCFTTLPEYKSFSTTQKSRCFLAGEGVMQGD from the coding sequence ATGGAAAACAAAAAAATTTTACTCGATGTAAAAAACCTCCATACGAGTTTTTATAATGACAAGGTAAAAACGGAAGTGATCCGCGGAATTGATTTTGCCGTTCAAAAAGGGGAAATCCTGGGGATTGTCGGTGAATCAGGAAGCGGAAAAAGTGTTATGGTGAAATCGATTCTTGGAATTGTTCCGAGTAATGCAAAAGTGGAATCCGGAGAAATTATTTTGGACGGAAAACATATCGAACATCTATCCAAAAAGGAAAAGCGGGCCATCAGAGGCAAAGAAATCGCGATGATTTTTCAAGATCCAATGACTGCCCTTAACCCGTTAAAAAAAGCCGGTGACCACCTAGTAGATCTCTTAACAAGGATTAGAGGCATGAACAAGAAGGAAGCTAAGGCAGAAGCCGTTGAATTGCTTAGAATGGTAGGGATCCCCTCACCTGAAACAAGAGTGAATCAGTATCCGCATGAATTTAGCGGAGGGATGAGACAAAGGGTTTTGATTGCGATGGCACTGGCCTGCAACCCGAAGCTGTTAGTTGCAGATGAACCGACAACAGCCCTTGATGTGACCATTCAGGCGCAAATTCTTGAGTTATTGAAAAAACTGCAGCAGGAAAACGATATGTCTGTCGTTTTCATAACCCATGACCTCGGTGTGGTTGCGACGATTTGCAGCCGAATATTGGTCATGTACGCCGGAATGGTGATGGAAGAGGGATTGGTTCATGAAATCTTTTATTCGCCAAAGCATCCGTACACAAAGGCCTTACTAAATTCTATTCCAAGAGTAGACGGTGAAAAAACAAGATTAAAGCCAATAAAAGGTGCCGCTCCATCATTGCAGCAGCTGCATGCCGGGTGCCCATTCGCCGAACGTTGTGAAGTTGCAATGGATCATTGTTTTACAACGTTACCGGAGTACAAGAGCTTCTCAACAACGCAGAAAAGTAGATGCTTTTTAGCAGGGGAAGGAGTGATGCAGGGTGACTAA